One Methanococcus aeolicus Nankai-3 DNA segment encodes these proteins:
- the truD gene encoding tRNA pseudouridine(13) synthase TruD: MKTIRNNNIVRQNKQETAKNIAKVRNKKLKKYRELRINSLLEEMPLNLNCYLLNLKIDGVMKKYPEDFIVEEITPEGIVLEAGKDIGFKEENKHDWNGSFIHFTMEKINWNTMDAIRELARRTKTKRKNFGFAGTKDKFALTTQRVGCFGIKPEKLEEIKNSIKDITIRDIQKTNIKLRMGHLWGNKFTIKIRLNETDKYYNDISKYEEILKNKNLDYILNYYGTQRFGTFRPITHIVGKFIYNRDFESAFYTYCGAPINETGVVKEAREMVDNGEFEKALKLFPKKSYYNEIKMIRHYIKTGNYKECFKVLPPQLSSMFVNAYQSYLFNEMINIRHRDYSFDILDGDVVEEGAPTGNILGSDTILSDGIQGDIEKYIIEKENLDLKKFKIEDYGNFPGTRRKLITKIYDFESSIDKDNNIISISFKMERGNYATVVLREIISEI, from the coding sequence ATGAAAACTATTAGAAATAACAACATAGTAAGGCAAAATAAACAGGAAACTGCCAAAAACATAGCAAAAGTTAGAAATAAAAAATTAAAGAAATACAGGGAGCTCCGAATAAATTCACTATTGGAGGAAATGCCATTAAATTTAAATTGCTATTTGCTTAATTTAAAAATAGATGGAGTCATGAAAAAATATCCTGAAGATTTTATAGTTGAAGAAATAACTCCAGAAGGGATAGTTTTGGAAGCTGGAAAAGACATAGGATTTAAAGAGGAAAATAAACATGATTGGAATGGTTCATTTATCCATTTTACGATGGAAAAAATAAACTGGAATACTATGGACGCTATAAGGGAGTTGGCAAGAAGAACAAAAACTAAACGGAAAAATTTTGGTTTTGCTGGAACAAAAGATAAATTTGCCTTAACTACTCAAAGAGTAGGCTGTTTTGGCATAAAACCAGAGAAACTTGAAGAGATAAAAAACTCCATCAAAGATATAACCATAAGAGACATTCAAAAAACAAACATAAAATTAAGAATGGGCCATTTATGGGGCAATAAATTTACAATAAAAATAAGATTAAATGAAACCGATAAATATTATAATGATATTTCTAAATATGAAGAAATATTGAAAAATAAAAATTTAGACTATATTTTAAATTACTATGGAACTCAAAGATTTGGAACATTCCGACCCATTACGCATATTGTGGGTAAATTTATATATAATCGGGATTTTGAAAGTGCTTTTTATACATACTGTGGAGCTCCAATAAATGAAACAGGCGTTGTAAAGGAAGCTCGAGAGATGGTAGATAATGGAGAATTTGAGAAGGCTTTAAAATTATTCCCTAAAAAAAGTTATTATAATGAAATAAAAATGATAAGACACTACATTAAAACAGGGAATTATAAAGAATGTTTTAAAGTATTACCTCCACAATTAAGTAGTATGTTTGTAAATGCATATCAATCATATTTATTCAATGAAATGATAAATATTAGACATAGGGATTATTCATTTGATATTCTTGATGGAGATGTGGTGGAGGAGGGAGCTCCCACAGGGAATATACTTGGTAGTGATACAATATTAAGTGATGGAATTCAAGGAGATATTGAAAAATATATTATTGAAAAAGAAAATCTTGATTTAAAAAAGTTTAAAATTGAAGATTATGGAAACTTCCCTGGAACTCGCCGAAAATTAATCACAAAAATTTATGATTTTGAAAGTTCAATAGATAAAGACAATAATATAATCTCCATATCATTTAAAATGGAGCGAGGAAATTATGCTACGGTTGTATTGAGAGAAATCATATCTGAGATTTAA
- a CDS encoding 30S ribosomal protein S3ae — protein MARMKARSGKGRRVARDTWKTKSWYEIRTPQSFGGDLLGTTPANDPSNLLGRVTETSLKDLTNDHSKHMVRLYFKVDGVAGNNATTQFVGHNTTREYLKSLVRRRRSKIVTITDIRTKDGYKIRVKAMVLTAVRARDHHKTDIRKKMEQIIVNMARNSTFPEFVQAMLLGGLGSKIYATCKRIMPMKRVEIYKSEVMEFGKSATPVVEAPAETEVKEEVKKEVVETQTE, from the coding sequence ATGGCAAGAATGAAAGCAAGGTCTGGTAAAGGGAGAAGAGTAGCCAGAGATACTTGGAAAACTAAATCATGGTATGAAATAAGAACCCCTCAATCATTTGGTGGCGATTTACTTGGAACAACTCCAGCAAATGACCCATCTAATTTATTGGGTAGAGTTACAGAGACCAGTTTAAAAGATTTAACAAATGACCACTCAAAACATATGGTTAGGTTATACTTCAAAGTAGATGGTGTTGCTGGAAATAATGCAACAACACAATTTGTAGGACATAACACTACAAGAGAGTATTTAAAGTCATTAGTTAGAAGAAGAAGAAGTAAAATAGTTACAATAACAGATATTAGAACAAAAGATGGATATAAAATAAGAGTTAAAGCTATGGTTTTAACTGCTGTTAGAGCAAGAGACCACCATAAAACAGACATAAGAAAGAAAATGGAACAAATCATTGTAAATATGGCTAGAAACTCAACATTCCCAGAATTTGTTCAAGCTATGTTGTTGGGCGGATTAGGTTCAAAAATATATGCAACCTGTAAAAGAATAATGCCTATGAAAAGAGTAGAAATATACAAATCCGAAGTAATGGAATTTGGTAAATCTGCAACTCCTGTTGTTGAAGCACCTGCTGAAACAGAGGTAAAGGAAGAAGTAAAAAAGGAAGTTGTTGAAACACAAACTGAATAA
- a CDS encoding HVO_0476 family zinc finger protein, translating into MDDILLQCPICDDVTPHVELKREESKKHFKITVRCLDCGHVHHIEERIKLKDIHVIISRYGESEKKTIQLPTDENLKIGDRLVVYDEDVEITGIDTTKRVSSSKVEEITTLWVKSLNIPKKVGISINDGVTTHSVSVLVPNDYVFDNKTLYRVGRLFFRIKKIKTEKGTFKRELAIKIKRIYSDSAKPLRDFEDLTENIV; encoded by the coding sequence ATGGATGATATATTACTTCAATGCCCAATATGTGATGATGTAACGCCCCATGTTGAATTAAAACGGGAAGAATCTAAAAAACATTTTAAAATAACTGTAAGATGTTTAGATTGTGGGCATGTCCACCATATCGAAGAGCGAATAAAATTAAAGGATATTCATGTTATTATAAGTAGATATGGAGAATCCGAAAAAAAAACTATTCAATTGCCGACTGATGAAAATTTAAAAATAGGCGATAGGCTCGTAGTTTATGATGAGGATGTTGAAATCACGGGTATTGATACCACAAAACGAGTTTCCTCTTCAAAAGTAGAGGAAATAACAACCCTATGGGTTAAATCTCTAAATATCCCTAAAAAAGTAGGAATATCAATAAATGATGGGGTCACTACTCATTCGGTTAGCGTTTTAGTCCCCAATGATTATGTGTTTGACAATAAAACACTGTATCGGGTTGGAAGGTTATTTTTCAGGATAAAGAAAATAAAAACCGAAAAAGGAACTTTTAAGCGGGAACTCGCAATAAAAATAAAGCGAATATATTCCGACTCAGCAAAACCACTTAGGGATTTTGAAGATTTGACTGAAAATATTGTATAA